The following proteins are encoded in a genomic region of Amphiura filiformis chromosome 11, Afil_fr2py, whole genome shotgun sequence:
- the LOC140164191 gene encoding uncharacterized protein produces the protein MLAKGDIHEAAFAGHLQAIEQHLNLGEDPNTATMHGLTPLHKAAMNGNLQCAQLLVRHGAQVNIADVAGFTPLHFAASNGYLDVVKWLVEDCNASPMLPSNKGRTPRVVAKKRGHNKVALYMSQVESKLEGQMWFGTA, from the exons ATGCTGGCTAAGGGAGACATACACGAAGCAG CCTTTGCAGGACATTTACAAGCCATAGAACAACATTTAAACCTGGGTGAG GATCCCAACACAGCTACCATGCATGGTTTGACACCATTACATAAGGCAGCTATGAATGGCAATCTTCAATGTGCGCAGCTATTAGTGCGACATGGTGCTCAAGTCAACATAGCAGATGTGGCAG GTTTCACTCCTCTACACTTTGCAGCTAGTAATGGCTACTTAGATGTCGTCAAGTGGCTCGTCGAAGATTGTAACGCAAGTCCAATGTTACCTAGCAACAAGGGACGAACCCCAAGGGTAGTTGCTAAGAAGCGAGGACACAATAAAGTGGCACTTTATATGTCGCAAGTTG AAAGCAAACTGGAAGGTCAGATGTGGTTTGGGACTGCATGA